The following proteins are encoded in a genomic region of Mycobacterium sp. 155:
- a CDS encoding Dyp-type peroxidase — translation MAAADDPLPPEQSTAGDAASAASPAVPRRRVLGGALWAGVGGLALGAAGGAAAGWAQASSVRHDDNDTIDLNRSYPFYGQTHPVGVATEPQRHCVFMSFTLAEGATRKDLQTLLARWSAAASVLQQGNPVGAVQPTSEVAPPSDTGEAFGLSPAGLTVTIGLGPSIFGSRFGLAAHKPTLLAELPILNGDNLDPRFTGGDLSIQACADDPQVCYHAVRNLARIGRRAVTPAWAVLGFGRASAGPGLETPRNLLGFMDGTRNVGTDDQYSQFVWVTDRDQPWMNGGTYQVVRKIRMLLETWDTDRIGNQQDIFGRFKESGAPLTGTHEMDTPDFAAKNKDGTPVINPLSHVALAARENNHGLMIRRRSYNYTDGLDATGQLNAGLLFVSYQNDPAHFITLQNRLGANDLLNEYIRHIGSAIFAVPPSPEEGHYIGQALFS, via the coding sequence ATGGCCGCGGCTGACGATCCTCTGCCGCCCGAGCAGAGCACCGCTGGGGATGCGGCGAGCGCCGCCTCCCCGGCGGTGCCTCGCCGTCGGGTACTCGGCGGTGCTCTGTGGGCGGGTGTCGGCGGTCTGGCACTGGGCGCCGCGGGCGGAGCTGCCGCAGGGTGGGCCCAGGCGTCGTCGGTACGACACGACGACAACGACACGATCGACCTCAACCGCAGCTATCCGTTCTACGGCCAGACACACCCCGTCGGGGTGGCCACAGAACCGCAACGTCACTGCGTGTTCATGTCCTTCACGCTCGCCGAAGGCGCCACTCGGAAAGACCTACAGACGCTGCTGGCCCGCTGGTCGGCAGCGGCGTCGGTGCTGCAGCAGGGCAACCCGGTGGGCGCGGTGCAGCCGACCAGCGAAGTGGCACCGCCTTCCGACACCGGTGAGGCCTTCGGGCTCAGTCCCGCCGGTCTCACCGTCACCATCGGCCTCGGCCCATCGATCTTCGGGAGCCGTTTCGGCCTGGCCGCGCACAAGCCCACTCTGCTGGCCGAGCTTCCGATACTCAACGGCGACAACCTCGATCCGCGTTTCACCGGGGGTGACCTCTCCATCCAGGCGTGTGCGGACGACCCGCAAGTCTGCTACCACGCCGTGCGCAACCTGGCTCGCATCGGCAGGCGGGCTGTGACTCCGGCGTGGGCGGTGCTCGGCTTCGGCCGCGCTTCGGCCGGGCCCGGACTGGAGACGCCGCGAAACCTGCTGGGGTTCATGGACGGAACGCGCAATGTCGGTACCGACGACCAATACTCCCAATTCGTGTGGGTCACCGATCGCGACCAGCCATGGATGAACGGGGGCACCTACCAGGTGGTGCGCAAAATCCGGATGCTGCTGGAAACCTGGGACACAGACCGGATCGGCAACCAGCAGGACATCTTCGGCCGGTTCAAGGAGAGCGGCGCACCGCTCACCGGCACACACGAAATGGACACACCAGACTTCGCTGCCAAGAACAAAGACGGAACCCCTGTCATCAACCCGCTCTCGCACGTCGCCTTGGCGGCGCGGGAAAACAACCACGGCTTGATGATTCGTCGGCGGTCGTACAACTACACCGATGGGCTCGACGCGACCGGCCAGCTCAATGCGGGCCTGCTGTTCGTGTCTTACCAGAACGATCCGGCGCACTTCATCACCCTGCAGAACCGGCTCGGGGCCAACGATCTACTCAACGAGTACATCCGGCACATCGGTTCAGCGATCTTCGCGGTCCCGCCGTCGCCAGAAGAGGGCCACTACATCGGCCAGGCGCTGTTCAGCTGA